In Hymenobacter volaticus, the genomic window CACGGGCAGGATTGTCGCGCTGCAACAGGAAGCGGGCCAGTTCCAACGGTTTCTCAACCCGGATACAGCCGTGGCTCAACGCACGGTTGGTGGCCCGAAAAGCTGCTTTGGTGGGCGTATCGTGCAAATAGATGGAGTATGGATTAGCAAACCGAAACACCACATTGCCCAGCGCATTGTCGGCTGATGGCAACTGACGGATTTGGTAGGTGAACGTTTCGGGCTGTACCTGTTTCCAATTCACCCGGTACGGATTCACGCGCTTACCGGCCGCCGTGAACAGTTCAAACCCTCTTTCCGTCAAGCTGCTTGGGTCGCGCCGGAGCTTGGGTAGCATTTCGTTGGCGCTAATGCTTTGGGGCACACGCCACTCTGGGGCCGCCTGGAAAAAAGTCAGGCGGCTGAAAAGTTCTGGCGTCGGCGTTTCCGTTTTGCCTACTACCACGCGGTGAGTGGCCACCACCTTGGCCCCCCGCACCACTTGCAGGCTATAGGCTGGAATATTAACTACCAAGTAGAGCGAGTCGGCGCGTGGTTCCCAGCGCAGACGCTCCAGGTTTAGCGCCACAGGTAAAGCCACGCGCTTGGCGGCCGCGCTATCGGTTTGTAGCAAGCGCTGCCAGGCCCACATTAGGCGCACATAGCTGCGTGAAGTAGGCTGAGCAGTCAGCATGTACTCCGTGAAATGGCCGCTGCGCACGGCCTGTTGCAAATGGGCCACAGCGTCGAACACCAACTCGCCAACGGGCTGGGCCGGGCGGAGGCTAGAGTCAGTGATGCGGCCATCGTGGAGG contains:
- a CDS encoding L,D-transpeptidase family protein — encoded protein: MKTSLHILLQILLPRFQRRIEALPAVAKSAGAGLRHAGVLFLVLASVSVDAFGMGRTTEPLDASVATELRTQAAKAGAGSVSAFYSRLEYAPVWTQPGGPTPEAQAALQLLTQAQRYGLKPAEYNVALLQAMLDSLSHSGTESMQLRVRTEQQITAALLRFAYHLHDGRITDSSLRPAQPVGELVFDAVAHLQQAVRSGHFTEYMLTAQPTSRSYVRLMWAWQRLLQTDSAAAKRVALPVALNLERLRWEPRADSLYLVVNIPAYSLQVVRGAKVVATHRVVVGKTETPTPELFSRLTFFQAAPEWRVPQSISANEMLPKLRRDPSSLTERGFELFTAAGKRVNPYRVNWKQVQPETFTYQIRQLPSADNALGNVVFRFANPYSIYLHDTPTKAAFRATNRALSHGCIRVEKPLELARFLLQRDNPARADDLNHDLQTSLNRSETKGFGLQAPVPLMVRYLTCEADGDRLRVLPDIYGRDQALTQAWQGEAVAPTALALR